One Dictyoglomus thermophilum H-6-12 DNA window includes the following coding sequences:
- a CDS encoding class I SAM-dependent rRNA methyltransferase, with amino-acid sequence MTERAKVLLKKGVHTKIVRGNPWIYDNEILKVEGDFSPGDVVDIYDSSKSFIGRGFINPNSKIRVRVVTRKEEEINKDFFRERILKAWEYRKKVVDVDSCRVVFAEADFLPGLIVDKFSDVLVIQTLALGIDRFKEVIVEVLDEIFNPIGIYERNDVSVRELEGLPQVKGFLKGRFDTKVEILENGVKMIVDVENGQKTGYFLDQRENRASLKGLVDGAEVLDVFCYTGGFSLHALKYGASKVIAVDSSSTALEMAKENAKINGFIDKIEFIEENAFDLLRRFHKEGKTFDVVILDPPAFAKSSKNLDGALRGYKEINLRAMKIIRDGGFLITCSCSQHVTRELFEKVIESASFDANRLLRLVEFRYQAKDHPILLSHPESLYLKCGIYQVFKKL; translated from the coding sequence TTGACAGAAAGGGCTAAGGTTTTGCTTAAAAAGGGTGTACATACAAAGATAGTTAGGGGAAATCCCTGGATTTATGACAATGAGATATTAAAGGTTGAGGGGGATTTTTCTCCAGGGGATGTGGTGGATATTTATGATTCTAGTAAGAGTTTTATAGGAAGAGGCTTTATAAATCCTAATTCAAAGATTAGAGTAAGGGTGGTTACAAGAAAGGAAGAAGAAATAAACAAAGATTTCTTTAGAGAAAGAATCCTTAAGGCTTGGGAATATAGAAAAAAGGTTGTAGATGTAGATTCTTGTAGAGTAGTTTTTGCAGAGGCAGATTTTCTTCCGGGACTTATCGTAGATAAGTTTTCTGATGTGCTTGTGATTCAGACTTTGGCTCTTGGTATAGATAGATTCAAAGAGGTTATTGTGGAGGTATTAGATGAGATTTTTAATCCTATAGGGATATATGAGAGAAATGATGTTTCGGTAAGAGAATTAGAAGGACTTCCTCAGGTTAAGGGTTTTTTGAAGGGGAGATTTGATACAAAGGTGGAGATATTAGAGAATGGGGTAAAGATGATTGTGGATGTGGAAAATGGGCAAAAGACAGGATATTTCTTGGATCAGAGAGAAAATAGAGCGAGTTTAAAAGGATTGGTAGATGGAGCAGAGGTTCTTGATGTTTTTTGTTATACAGGAGGATTTTCTCTTCATGCATTAAAATATGGGGCGAGTAAAGTTATAGCAGTAGATTCTTCTAGTACTGCTTTAGAAATGGCAAAGGAGAATGCTAAAATTAATGGATTTATTGATAAAATAGAGTTTATTGAAGAGAATGCTTTTGATCTTTTAAGGAGATTTCATAAAGAGGGAAAAACCTTTGATGTGGTTATTCTTGATCCTCCTGCTTTTGCCAAATCCTCCAAAAATCTTGATGGTGCTTTGAGAGGTTATAAGGAGATAAATTTAAGGGCTATGAAGATAATTAGAGATGGTGGATTTTTGATTACTTGTTCTTGTTCTCAGCATGTTACTAGGGAGCTTTTTGAAAAGGTTATAGAGTCTGCAAGTTTTGATGCCAATAGGCTTCTTCGTCTGGTAGAGTTTCGATATCAAGCAAAAGATCATCCTATTCTTTTATCTCATCCTGAGTCTTTGTATCTTAAATGTGGTATTTATCAAGTTTTTAAGAAGTTATAA
- a CDS encoding cryptochrome/photolyase family protein: protein MFNRVLFLFYRDLRIKDNTAFIKACEDSKEIVPLYILERHNFNKYSFEFVISALGYVNFELNKLGSFLYLVERGFNEETFEFLREKIGFDAIYLSKDYLWSFEEKEKLLRNFCREKGIELRFFEGNFLVSPNLISQTKVFTPFFKKWSAYLGEIRRKDFNFSKLNTPILELSKFEDFEFSKKVRLDLIEWGFKRLESFDFDVYDEKRDLLYCDGTSKLSAYINYGVISIYDVYEKVKNSKSSQFLRELAFREFWYHIRMHFPETRNLEFQEKTRNIEWLYREDWIRKFENAETGYPIVDAGIRCLKTEGWLHNRLRMILASFFTKTLLHDWRIGEEFFKDYLVDYDEVLNIQNWQWSASVGADPRPLRIFNPMIQSSKFDPYCEFIKKYLPELKDEDCRKIHDPLKYKLKYYTPMVDFYAQKELAIRKYKKIF from the coding sequence GTGTTTAATAGAGTCTTATTTTTATTTTATAGAGATTTGAGAATAAAAGACAATACTGCATTTATCAAGGCTTGTGAGGATTCTAAAGAAATTGTTCCCTTGTATATTTTAGAAAGACATAACTTTAATAAATATAGTTTTGAATTTGTAATATCTGCATTAGGTTATGTAAATTTTGAGCTAAATAAGTTAGGCTCTTTTTTGTACTTAGTTGAGAGGGGCTTTAACGAGGAGACTTTTGAGTTTTTAAGGGAGAAGATTGGATTTGATGCAATTTATCTTAGTAAAGATTACTTATGGAGTTTTGAAGAGAAAGAAAAACTTTTAAGAAATTTCTGTAGAGAAAAGGGAATTGAACTGAGGTTTTTTGAGGGTAATTTTTTAGTCTCTCCTAATTTAATCTCACAAACTAAAGTTTTTACTCCTTTTTTTAAAAAGTGGTCAGCTTATTTGGGTGAGATAAGAAGAAAAGATTTTAATTTTTCAAAGTTGAATACTCCTATTTTAGAATTGAGTAAATTTGAAGATTTTGAATTTTCTAAAAAAGTAAGATTAGATTTAATAGAGTGGGGATTTAAAAGGTTAGAGAGTTTTGATTTTGATGTTTATGATGAGAAAAGAGATTTGTTGTACTGTGATGGAACTTCAAAACTTTCAGCTTATATAAACTATGGAGTTATTTCTATCTATGATGTTTACGAGAAGGTTAAAAATTCTAAGAGTTCTCAATTTCTAAGGGAGCTTGCTTTTCGTGAGTTTTGGTATCACATTAGAATGCATTTTCCAGAGACAAGAAATTTAGAGTTTCAAGAAAAAACAAGAAATATAGAGTGGTTATATCGAGAAGATTGGATTAGGAAATTTGAGAATGCTGAGACAGGATATCCTATAGTAGATGCAGGTATTAGGTGCCTTAAGACTGAGGGTTGGTTACATAATAGGTTAAGAATGATCTTAGCTTCTTTCTTTACAAAAACTCTTCTTCATGATTGGAGAATAGGAGAGGAGTTTTTTAAGGATTATCTGGTAGATTATGATGAGGTTCTTAATATTCAAAATTGGCAGTGGTCTGCTTCGGTAGGTGCAGATCCAAGACCTCTAAGGATTTTTAATCCTATGATACAATCCTCAAAATTTGATCCTTATTGTGAATTTATTAAAAAATATCTTCCTGAATTAAAGGATGAAGATTGTAGAAAAATACATGATCCTTTGAAGTACAAGCTGAAATATTATACTCCCATGGTTGATTTTTATGCTCAAAAAGAATTAGCAATAAGAAAGTACAAAAAAATTTTTTGA
- a CDS encoding OsmC family protein, whose product MANLVTFKAKGQWKGNLKVEVDIRNKFTINMDEPPSLGGEDTAPNPVEVVLAALIGCLGIVIPVVAKEKNIPLNSIEIETEGDLDPRGFMGDPTVRAGYQEVRAKVKINAPVEREKIEELMKEVERRCPVSDIIRNPVNLKISLE is encoded by the coding sequence ATGGCAAATCTAGTAACCTTTAAAGCAAAAGGACAATGGAAAGGCAATCTCAAAGTAGAGGTAGATATCAGAAACAAGTTCACAATCAACATGGATGAGCCACCCTCTCTTGGAGGTGAAGATACCGCTCCCAATCCTGTAGAAGTTGTTCTTGCTGCATTAATTGGATGTCTTGGAATTGTAATACCAGTGGTAGCAAAAGAAAAGAACATACCCTTAAACAGTATAGAGATTGAAACCGAAGGAGATTTAGATCCAAGAGGATTTATGGGAGATCCTACAGTTAGAGCAGGATATCAAGAGGTAAGGGCAAAAGTTAAAATCAATGCCCCTGTAGAGAGAGAAAAAATTGAAGAACTAATGAAAGAAGTAGAAAGAAGATGTCCTGTCTCCGATATAATAAGAAATCCCGTAAATCTTAAAATCAGCTTAGAGTAA
- a CDS encoding HD-GYP domain-containing protein has product MEKTVSVLGFLLAFSEHLDSQLPENRRHSSRVANISLAIANYLNLSEKSKYDLVISALLHDAGNGNKNHSNNNNHKEISDHALKSSLFLSDIPFLERTATIIKYHHFPWNLGKGEFYQDEKIPIESQILNLAEHIDESYDKSKYILKEKNKIIKKIKEKGEKIFNPDVLNAFYDLSQKESFWFEINYDDITPQNFSCDIKLDIDSFLLLSKAIARIVDYRSKIQVRHSRNVANIASFLAGNLGFNDEKIKRIRISGYLHDIGKVALSSEILLKGDKLTRREIEYIKVHPFKTFVTLKKSVPFEDIIIWSSYHHEKLNGKGYPFRLKGNEIPTEARVVAIADIYSALLEDRPYRKGISEARAINYMRKLAREGYIDKEIFGVLYENREELKSVIRL; this is encoded by the coding sequence ATGGAGAAAACTGTGTCGGTACTTGGTTTTTTACTTGCATTTTCTGAACATCTGGATAGTCAGCTGCCTGAAAATCGGAGACATTCCTCTCGGGTAGCCAACATATCCCTCGCTATAGCGAACTATTTAAATCTTTCTGAAAAATCAAAATATGACCTCGTTATATCTGCTCTTTTACATGATGCAGGCAATGGAAATAAAAACCATAGTAACAATAATAACCACAAAGAAATTTCTGATCACGCTTTAAAAAGTAGTCTGTTTTTATCGGACATACCATTCTTAGAAAGAACAGCTACCATAATAAAATATCATCATTTTCCTTGGAATTTAGGAAAAGGTGAATTTTATCAGGATGAGAAGATTCCCATCGAAAGCCAAATATTAAATCTTGCAGAACATATAGATGAAAGTTATGACAAAAGTAAATATATACTTAAGGAGAAAAATAAAATAATCAAAAAAATTAAAGAAAAAGGAGAGAAAATATTTAACCCTGATGTGCTCAATGCCTTCTATGATCTTTCCCAAAAAGAATCCTTCTGGTTTGAGATAAATTATGACGACATAACTCCCCAAAACTTTTCATGTGATATAAAGCTTGATATAGATTCCTTTTTGCTCCTCTCTAAAGCCATTGCAAGAATTGTGGATTACAGAAGTAAAATTCAGGTAAGACATTCAAGGAATGTAGCAAATATAGCATCCTTTTTGGCAGGAAATTTAGGTTTTAATGATGAAAAAATAAAAAGAATAAGAATATCAGGGTATTTACATGATATTGGAAAAGTAGCTTTATCTTCAGAAATTCTACTTAAAGGTGACAAATTAACAAGAAGAGAGATTGAATACATAAAAGTACATCCCTTTAAAACTTTTGTAACTCTTAAAAAATCTGTGCCTTTTGAAGATATAATAATATGGTCTTCCTACCATCATGAAAAATTAAACGGAAAAGGATATCCCTTTAGATTAAAGGGAAATGAAATTCCTACTGAAGCAAGAGTTGTAGCTATTGCAGATATATACTCTGCTCTTTTAGAGGATAGACCTTATAGAAAAGGAATCTCTGAAGCAAGAGCCATAAATTATATGAGAAAACTTGCAAGAGAAGGCTATATTGACAAAGAAATTTTTGGGGTTCTTTACGAAAACCGAGAAGAACTAAAATCAGTCATAAGATTATAA
- a CDS encoding lamin tail domain-containing protein, which translates to MRNGLKGLSFIEVLITVFIIGIIILGLVNVLSLYTDVFLFKTDERESISNLDMIMDRLARDIRQGRRVLSISTYTLTIELSTGVTHTYSLITGNDGKKYFGVDGQILAGPINEIVFSGRKDDLTYTTNAYDVRVVTFTITMADGRNMSSTIALRAEVPKVAGGVVITEIMYYPPDRDKNSDRTTPSNCQFVVLYNNSNSPVDLRGWSINGNAFSTLVSGTWTLYPGKSAVIGSSGSNLIDTYYFPLPQYATYIRTSSSGLGTGGNALPTWGTNTITIRDSLGNVIDQVSYSNTWGGYPKSTSGQYRDYYSLVRKSLMGSSQDPNNWGDSQNLNFVSCQGNVDYVCYCLIPKLVITEVMYFPCPYVILGWSNTNQNEREYIEIHNPTYSSIDLTIDWSKDNAYCVYSTSISNYIYDSTKWTLAPGDYAVVSSSAANIQQYYGLSSNIIYMKTNGQSLASPTYTNLPDTSFTITLLQRRSEYNTPNKAYTIDYFYYSPSLGGYPYTSYSLDRYYSIEIKNLGLLGLFRRGDNYVQNVSSSTKLCYSVFISWENNNQGKRFEVYCTPGTKNSVSP; encoded by the coding sequence ATGAGAAATGGGTTAAAAGGCTTAAGTTTTATAGAGGTTTTAATAACCGTTTTCATAATCGGGATAATTATCCTTGGGTTAGTCAATGTTTTATCACTATATACCGATGTTTTCCTCTTTAAAACCGATGAAAGAGAATCTATCTCAAATCTTGATATGATAATGGATAGACTTGCTCGAGATATAAGGCAGGGAAGAAGGGTTTTATCAATAAGTACTTATACCCTTACTATAGAACTTAGTACTGGGGTAACCCATACTTATTCATTAATAACAGGAAATGATGGGAAGAAATATTTTGGGGTTGATGGACAAATTCTTGCGGGCCCAATAAATGAAATTGTATTCTCTGGTAGGAAAGATGATCTTACCTATACTACTAATGCCTATGATGTAAGGGTAGTGACTTTTACTATAACCATGGCTGATGGAAGAAATATGTCAAGTACAATAGCTTTGAGGGCAGAAGTGCCTAAGGTGGCAGGAGGAGTGGTTATAACGGAGATAATGTATTATCCTCCAGATAGAGATAAAAATTCTGATAGAACGACTCCCTCCAATTGTCAATTTGTGGTTTTATATAATAATTCAAATAGTCCTGTAGATCTTAGAGGATGGAGTATAAATGGAAATGCCTTTTCTACACTGGTGAGTGGCACTTGGACTCTTTATCCAGGAAAATCAGCAGTTATAGGATCCTCTGGATCAAATCTTATTGATACCTACTATTTCCCCTTACCTCAGTATGCTACATACATAAGAACATCGAGCTCAGGTTTAGGAACAGGTGGAAATGCCTTACCTACTTGGGGTACTAATACGATAACAATAAGGGATAGCTTAGGTAATGTGATAGATCAAGTTTCATATTCTAATACATGGGGCGGCTATCCTAAAAGTACTTCTGGACAATATAGAGACTATTACTCTCTTGTAAGAAAGTCTTTGATGGGGAGTTCTCAAGATCCTAATAATTGGGGAGATTCTCAGAATTTGAATTTTGTTAGTTGTCAAGGTAATGTGGATTATGTTTGCTATTGCTTAATCCCTAAGCTTGTGATTACTGAAGTTATGTATTTCCCTTGTCCTTATGTTATTTTGGGTTGGTCAAATACAAATCAAAACGAGCGTGAATATATTGAGATTCATAATCCTACATACTCTTCTATAGATTTAACTATAGATTGGAGTAAGGATAATGCTTATTGTGTTTATTCAACCTCAATTTCAAATTATATCTACGACTCGACTAAATGGACACTTGCTCCAGGAGACTATGCTGTAGTGAGTAGTTCTGCTGCAAATATACAACAGTATTATGGCTTAAGTAGTAATATTATTTATATGAAGACAAATGGTCAATCTTTAGCTTCACCTACTTATACAAATCTTCCTGATACGTCCTTTACTATCACTCTTTTACAAAGAAGAAGTGAGTATAATACTCCTAATAAGGCTTATACTATTGACTATTTTTATTATTCTCCTTCTTTAGGAGGCTATCCTTATACTTCTTATTCTCTCGATAGATATTATTCTATTGAGATTAAAAATTTAGGACTTCTTGGTTTATTTAGAAGAGGAGATAATTATGTCCAGAATGTCTCTTCTTCAACTAAACTTTGTTACAGTGTATTTATTTCGTGGGAAAATAACAATCAAGGAAAAAGGTTCGAGGTTTACTGCACTCCTGGAACTAAAAATTCTGTTTCACCATAA
- a CDS encoding HNH endonuclease, with the protein MEKDLKLTIELIPESAWGENLRKYLPKKVWDRIRKEVFKKSGYKCAICGSSEKLQCHEVWEFDDENHILKLKGFMALCEKCHLVKHFGMAGVLASEGKINLEELIRHFMRVNNCDRKTFEEHKREAFKKFHERSRYEWLLDISVLKSYNN; encoded by the coding sequence TTGGAGAAGGATTTAAAATTGACCATAGAACTTATACCTGAAAGTGCTTGGGGAGAGAATTTAAGGAAATATCTTCCTAAAAAGGTTTGGGACAGGATTAGAAAGGAGGTTTTTAAAAAGTCTGGTTATAAATGTGCTATATGTGGGAGTTCAGAAAAGCTTCAATGTCATGAGGTATGGGAATTTGATGACGAGAATCATATATTAAAATTGAAGGGTTTTATGGCTTTGTGTGAAAAGTGTCATTTGGTTAAGCATTTTGGTATGGCTGGAGTTTTGGCTTCTGAGGGGAAGATAAATTTAGAAGAACTTATTAGACATTTTATGAGGGTAAATAATTGTGATAGAAAAACTTTTGAAGAACATAAAAGAGAGGCTTTTAAGAAGTTTCATGAAAGATCAAGATATGAATGGCTATTAGATATCTCTGTATTGAAAAGTTATAATAATTAA
- a CDS encoding RluA family pseudouridine synthase: MADFLNLEVIYEDNHLLVVNKPAGILVQGDITKSTTLLEISKAYIKEKYKKPGNVFLAIVHRLDKPVSGVVIFARNSKSAGRLSEAFRERKVEKEYIALCKGIFKVKKGTISESLLWVEKERKARVSQDDKSKNAITHYEVLEEFKNLSLVRLIPETGRKHQLRAHLSYIGHPILGDEKYGGGRIFKDRIFLHCKKMAVPHPVRKDIMEFEAKIPDFWSEFLKVEI; this comes from the coding sequence GTGGCAGACTTTCTAAACCTTGAAGTGATATATGAAGATAATCATCTTCTTGTGGTAAACAAACCAGCTGGTATATTAGTTCAGGGTGATATCACAAAGAGTACTACTCTTCTTGAGATCTCTAAGGCTTATATTAAAGAAAAGTACAAAAAGCCTGGTAATGTTTTTCTTGCCATAGTACATAGATTGGATAAACCAGTTTCTGGGGTTGTAATTTTTGCGAGAAATTCAAAATCTGCAGGAAGACTTTCTGAGGCTTTTAGAGAAAGAAAGGTGGAAAAAGAGTATATAGCTTTGTGTAAGGGAATTTTTAAGGTAAAGAAAGGAACTATAAGTGAAAGCCTCCTATGGGTGGAAAAAGAGAGAAAAGCAAGAGTTTCTCAGGATGATAAAAGTAAAAATGCTATTACTCATTATGAGGTATTGGAGGAATTTAAAAATCTATCTCTTGTTAGGCTAATACCTGAGACGGGAAGGAAACATCAATTGAGAGCTCATCTTTCCTATATAGGTCATCCTATTTTAGGGGACGAAAAATATGGAGGAGGAAGAATATTTAAAGATAGAATTTTCCTGCATTGTAAAAAAATGGCTGTTCCTCATCCTGTAAGAAAAGATATAATGGAATTTGAAGCAAAAATTCCAGATTTCTGGAGTGAATTTCTTAAGGTTGAAATTTAG
- a CDS encoding nitroreductase family protein gives MNETIKTIKSRVSIRKYLDKEVPKEILEDLIDCGRLAPSGYNKQPWVFVVVTDKELKNKLAEVTPWGRFLREAGAGILIFCEKDAETALEDACAAAENIIIAAQSYGLGTCWINSYKKAHSEEVKRLVKCPENMELMVMLAVGYPAEIPQRPPKKSLSEVLRWQTF, from the coding sequence ATGAATGAGACTATAAAGACTATTAAGTCTCGAGTTAGCATAAGGAAGTATTTGGATAAGGAGGTCCCTAAGGAGATTTTAGAGGATCTTATTGATTGTGGAAGGCTTGCTCCATCGGGATATAATAAACAGCCATGGGTTTTTGTGGTAGTAACAGATAAGGAGTTAAAAAATAAGCTTGCAGAGGTTACTCCTTGGGGAAGATTTTTGAGGGAGGCTGGAGCAGGCATTCTTATATTTTGTGAAAAAGATGCAGAGACTGCTCTTGAGGATGCTTGTGCAGCAGCAGAAAATATAATCATTGCAGCCCAATCTTATGGTCTGGGAACTTGTTGGATTAATTCTTACAAGAAGGCCCATTCAGAAGAAGTGAAAAGACTTGTAAAATGTCCAGAGAATATGGAACTTATGGTTATGCTTGCTGTAGGTTACCCCGCAGAAATTCCTCAAAGGCCTCCTAAGAAGTCTCTTTCTGAGGTATTGAGGTGGCAGACTTTCTAA
- a CDS encoding glycosyltransferase, which translates to MIIPARNEEENLGKLLSLLKKQTYKPYEVIVVNDNSEDDTEGVGERNGARVISLYEEPPEGWVGKNWAIWNGYLESRGDILLFLDADVEPSSEFIEVMLSSYERYGGLISCWPYQRFEKFYEHLNFAFNLVSVFSMAFLGKKEGAFGPAMMISRKDYERIGGHKEVRNKIVEDMEFAKKCLEEGISVNNFLGGEYIKFRMYPHGIKDLFQGFSKNMAKGAFSINIVNFLLIFLYMTGVYGSIFYFRNTIFNFLYILYAIQFSVIQRRLGDYKWYDFLFYPLHFLFFLLVFTYSILRVFFVKTVVWKGRKIRVG; encoded by the coding sequence GTGATAATTCCAGCGAGGAATGAAGAGGAGAATTTAGGTAAATTACTTTCTTTATTAAAAAAGCAGACTTATAAGCCTTATGAAGTAATAGTAGTGAATGACAATTCGGAAGATGATACAGAGGGAGTAGGTGAGAGGAATGGAGCGAGGGTGATATCGTTATATGAGGAACCACCTGAGGGGTGGGTAGGAAAGAACTGGGCGATATGGAATGGATATTTAGAGTCGAGAGGGGACATTTTATTATTTTTAGATGCCGATGTAGAGCCGAGTAGTGAGTTTATAGAGGTAATGCTAAGTAGTTATGAGAGGTATGGGGGTTTAATTTCCTGTTGGCCTTATCAGAGATTTGAAAAATTCTATGAACATCTAAATTTTGCTTTCAATTTAGTCTCTGTATTTTCTATGGCGTTTTTAGGTAAAAAAGAGGGAGCTTTTGGTCCAGCCATGATGATTTCGAGAAAGGATTATGAAAGGATAGGAGGACATAAGGAAGTTAGGAATAAGATAGTAGAGGATATGGAGTTTGCTAAAAAATGTTTAGAAGAGGGTATTTCTGTAAACAATTTTTTGGGAGGAGAATACATTAAGTTTCGAATGTATCCTCATGGGATTAAAGATCTATTTCAAGGATTTAGCAAAAATATGGCAAAGGGTGCTTTTTCTATCAATATTGTTAATTTTCTTCTAATTTTTCTTTACATGACTGGAGTATATGGAAGTATTTTTTATTTTAGAAACACGATTTTTAATTTTTTGTATATTCTCTACGCTATACAATTTTCGGTCATTCAGAGAAGACTTGGAGACTATAAGTGGTATGATTTTCTTTTTTATCCATTACATTTTTTGTTTTTTCTCTTAGTATTTACTTATTCAATTTTAAGAGTATTTTTTGTTAAGACTGTAGTATGGAAGGGGAGAAAAATTCGTGTGGGTTAA
- a CDS encoding MBL fold metallo-hydrolase RNA specificity domain-containing protein, whose product MTVKLTFYDGVNCIGGNKILLEDGEYAIFLDFGINFNEENKYFDEFLKPRQIFGIYDLLHLNLLPPLKGLYREDLELPNIWENFEGHFLYRKVEPIAILISHAHLDHLGYLPYITHQVPVITSLTSALIIKSLEDTSKNLSDLCFVKLKNERDGILKAEENIIFQRKYITYSENHSDKVFEFWKRIERKRINELHENPLEVKNQNLKIDPFEIMFFPVDHSIPGAGSFAIKTSSGWIVYTGDLRLHGRNGHLTKEFINKLKHIDVKVLICEGTHPNIEKIYTEDDVKEKALEIVKSCHHYVIADFGPRNIDRLMSFLEIGKETGRRLVLTLKDIYLLESLSFIGYPDPKRDEFITFYEKPKGNYDPWEKNLLERYKDIPGKAVNSKDIRKNPQDYILCISYYDFHLLLDILPDMGVYIFSSSEAFNEEMKIDQQKIENWLKYFNLEIRGNLVEKREESPLHASGHIHGDGLLELISNAKPEILIPVHSEKADFFEKFKDICKIIYPEKGKVIYID is encoded by the coding sequence ATGACTGTAAAGCTTACCTTTTATGATGGGGTAAACTGTATAGGGGGAAATAAAATACTCTTAGAAGATGGAGAATATGCTATATTTTTGGATTTTGGTATTAATTTTAATGAAGAAAACAAATATTTCGATGAATTTCTAAAACCAAGACAAATATTTGGAATTTATGATCTCCTACACTTAAATCTTCTTCCTCCCTTGAAAGGTCTTTACAGAGAGGATTTAGAACTTCCTAATATATGGGAAAATTTTGAGGGGCATTTTCTTTACAGAAAAGTAGAACCCATTGCCATATTAATATCTCATGCCCATCTTGACCATTTAGGCTATCTACCATATATAACTCACCAAGTTCCGGTGATAACTTCTCTAACTTCCGCCCTCATAATTAAAAGCTTAGAAGACACAAGCAAAAATCTCTCTGACCTATGCTTTGTAAAACTTAAAAATGAAAGGGATGGAATTTTAAAAGCAGAAGAAAATATTATTTTTCAGAGAAAATATATTACATATTCAGAAAACCATAGTGATAAGGTATTCGAATTCTGGAAAAGAATAGAGAGAAAAAGGATAAACGAACTTCACGAAAACCCATTAGAAGTTAAAAACCAAAATTTAAAGATTGATCCCTTTGAAATTATGTTTTTCCCTGTAGACCATTCCATACCAGGAGCTGGAAGTTTTGCTATAAAAACCTCCTCAGGGTGGATTGTATATACAGGAGATCTAAGACTCCACGGAAGAAATGGTCATCTCACAAAAGAATTTATTAATAAACTAAAACATATTGATGTAAAAGTACTCATATGTGAAGGAACTCACCCTAACATAGAAAAAATTTACACTGAAGATGATGTGAAAGAAAAAGCATTAGAAATAGTTAAATCTTGCCATCACTATGTGATTGCTGACTTTGGACCTCGAAATATTGATAGATTAATGAGCTTCTTAGAGATAGGAAAAGAAACAGGAAGAAGATTGGTTTTAACCCTAAAAGACATATATCTCCTTGAAAGCCTATCTTTTATAGGATATCCAGATCCTAAAAGGGATGAATTCATAACCTTCTATGAAAAACCAAAGGGAAACTATGACCCTTGGGAGAAAAATCTATTAGAGAGATACAAAGATATTCCTGGAAAGGCTGTAAACTCTAAAGATATAAGAAAAAATCCACAAGATTACATCTTATGTATCTCCTATTACGATTTTCATCTTCTTTTGGACATATTACCTGACATGGGAGTATATATTTTCTCCTCAAGTGAAGCCTTTAACGAAGAAATGAAAATAGATCAACAAAAGATAGAAAATTGGCTGAAATACTTTAACTTAGAAATAAGAGGTAACCTTGTAGAAAAAAGGGAAGAATCACCTCTCCATGCCAGTGGACATATTCACGGAGATGGTCTTTTAGAATTAATTTCTAATGCAAAACCCGAAATATTGATACCTGTACATAGCGAAAAGGCTGATTTTTTTGAAAAATTTAAAGATATTTGTAAGATCATTTACCCTGAGAAAGGTAAAGTTATTTACATTGATTAA
- a CDS encoding glycerol-3-phosphate acyltransferase, producing MWVNLLVILLQFLSGSIMYSYIIARIMKVNLSKIRDGNPGASNLWRALGWKYGVLALLLDYLKGVFPLAIFISLGIVKDNLIIALSALSGVMGHAFSPMLGFKGGKAVAVSFGAWSVLTKWEAPTILGTVFTIFTLIRPKGTTVGEDAYRVFLGYIFLLPYVLYKIFLSGFKDLHLLLFYIGNFAIILYKHYKDLWGYFRERESNKL from the coding sequence GTGTGGGTTAATCTTTTAGTGATATTATTACAATTTCTCTCAGGCTCCATCATGTACTCTTACATTATAGCAAGGATAATGAAGGTAAATCTTTCGAAGATACGAGATGGAAATCCAGGGGCTTCTAATTTATGGAGAGCATTAGGTTGGAAGTATGGAGTTTTGGCACTACTACTTGACTATCTTAAAGGGGTTTTTCCTCTTGCGATTTTTATATCCTTGGGAATTGTCAAGGATAATTTGATTATTGCTTTATCTGCTCTTTCTGGAGTTATGGGGCATGCTTTCTCTCCTATGTTGGGATTTAAAGGTGGTAAAGCAGTAGCTGTTTCTTTTGGAGCTTGGTCTGTTCTTACTAAGTGGGAGGCTCCAACAATCCTTGGAACTGTTTTTACTATTTTTACTCTCATAAGACCAAAAGGTACCACCGTGGGAGAAGATGCCTATAGGGTTTTTCTTGGATATATTTTTCTCTTACCTTATGTGCTTTACAAAATCTTTTTATCAGGTTTTAAAGATCTTCATCTTCTTCTTTTTTATATAGGAAATTTTGCTATTATCTTATACAAACACTATAAGGATTTGTGGGGATATTTTAGGGAAAGAGAAAGTAATAAGTTATGA